One window of the Runella slithyformis DSM 19594 genome contains the following:
- a CDS encoding FecR family protein, with translation MNQQTIYRQAIQALFAGRATPLQKALIEEWLSQPAHQELYFTWLEEWERQNPQLIVDVEAAYLRLSDQTREESTGLAPLSIVPRRYSLFLGIAATVLLLAGVSMYILRDSLLYKHYETAYGELLRIDLPDESRVMLNANSSLKVPRFGFGESLREVFLKGEAEFSVKHLPNHARFIVRTPDHLEIQVLGTEFMVYSRARGSKVVLNKGKVQLRSLKNQIAKPLVITSGDVVTISGHGTLTVRHHQPVAVHAGWKEHRFTFENTSVSEIAYQLTEQFGVQIVIADSSLAKRTLGGTFKAETAEAFLNVMAEMLEIRVIHNETPGDASQVYTLTY, from the coding sequence ATGAACCAACAAACTATTTACAGACAGGCTATCCAAGCTTTATTTGCAGGTCGGGCTACTCCTTTACAAAAGGCATTGATTGAAGAATGGCTGTCTCAACCTGCGCATCAGGAACTGTATTTTACATGGCTGGAAGAATGGGAGCGTCAAAATCCACAGCTGATTGTTGATGTAGAGGCTGCCTATCTTCGATTATCCGATCAAACGCGCGAAGAGAGTACGGGACTTGCTCCTTTAAGCATTGTTCCCCGCAGGTATTCATTGTTTTTGGGAATTGCTGCAACCGTTTTATTGCTGGCCGGAGTAAGTATGTATATTTTACGCGATTCGCTGCTGTATAAACACTATGAAACCGCTTACGGTGAACTTTTAAGGATTGATCTGCCCGACGAAAGCCGAGTAATGCTCAATGCCAATTCATCCCTTAAAGTGCCCCGTTTTGGATTTGGGGAATCGTTACGGGAGGTGTTTTTGAAGGGAGAGGCGGAATTTTCGGTCAAGCATCTGCCAAACCACGCCCGCTTCATTGTCCGGACACCCGATCATTTGGAAATACAGGTATTGGGTACGGAATTTATGGTCTACAGCCGGGCCAGAGGAAGTAAAGTAGTGTTAAACAAAGGCAAAGTGCAACTGCGCTCGCTCAAAAATCAAATCGCAAAACCGCTGGTAATCACTTCCGGAGACGTCGTGACGATTTCCGGACATGGTACACTTACGGTGCGCCATCATCAGCCGGTGGCCGTTCATGCGGGTTGGAAAGAGCATCGGTTTACGTTTGAAAATACCTCGGTTTCGGAAATCGCCTATCAGCTCACCGAGCAGTTTGGGGTACAGATCGTGATTGCCGATTCTTCATTGGCAAAGCGCACCCTCGGCGGAACCTTTAAAGCAGAAACCGCCGAAGCCTTTTTGAATGTAATGGCTGAAATGCTCGAAATAAGGGTTATCCATAACGAAACCCCTGGGGACGCCTCCCAAGTTTATACGTTGACCTATTGA